Proteins from one Impatiens glandulifera chromosome 2, dImpGla2.1, whole genome shotgun sequence genomic window:
- the LOC124924185 gene encoding transcription factor MYB1-like gives MEGDIVPLGVRKGAWTEEEDTLLSGYILKHGEGKWHLIPKNAGLNRCRKSCRLRWLNYLSPNIKRGTFAYDEIDLIIRLHNLLGNRWSLIAGRIPGRTANDVKNFWNSHLKKDTIVKSSIKRANNSDIPSKVKAIRPRTYTFTKSLIFDKGKYVTLRTHDNMECNQGNVPIQEPVYKEMENNIPIQNDTSNEEGVDHMWKQYSCLVSEKEQEDVTLFDPSTDWGDISLENINIWSLLED, from the exons ATGGAAGGTGATATTGTTCCTTTAGGGGTAAGAAAGGGTGCATggacagaagaagaagatactCTCCTAAGTGGCTATATCCTCAAGCATGGAGAAGGAAAATGGCACTTAATCCCGAAAAACGCAG GGTTAAATCGATGTAGAAAAAGTTGCAGACTAAGATGGCTAAACTATTTGAGCCCAAATATCAAGAGAGGAACCTTTGCATATGATGAGATTGATCTTATCATTAGGCTTCATAATCTATTGGGCAACAG ATGGTCATTAATTGCTGGTAGAATTCCGGGAAGAACTGCAAATGACGTGAAGAATTTTTGGAATAGTCATTTAAAAAAGGATACAATAGTCAAATCTTCGATCAAAAGAGCTAATAATTCAGATATTCCAAGCAAAGTTAAAGCCATAAGACCTCGAACTTACACCTTCACAAAAAGCCTAATTTTCGACAAAGGTAAATATGTTACCCTAAGAACCCATGACAACATGGAGTGCAATCAAGGAAATGTACCAATACAAGAACCTGTATACAAGGAAATGGAGAACAATATCCCAATTCAAAATGATACATCCAATGAAGAAGGAGTTGATCATATGTGGAAGCAATACTCATGTTTGGTTTCAGAGAAAGAACAAGAAGATGTCACCCTCTTTGATCCAAGCACTGATTGGGGTGACATTTCCTTGGAAAACATCAATATCTGGAGCCTTCTAGAAGATTAA
- the LOC124925493 gene encoding eukaryotic translation initiation factor 2D, with protein MFKKPVDAKSQQRLSGADRKKLKRTIKERFPNVSDAEIDILLPPKGEVTVSKYPNRLLVYGQEGGFPVFFDTDGRGTEVLPSVFALWMVPELLPSFWLKGGEVSRYVLGGADLMFPGISVPPEGLPPFSAGESWTVKVPGNPAPIAVGITTMSSTEAIKAGLRGKALRICHYYGDFLWASVDGQLVPNAGFLENVVYGDPSLSSTSEAHGSCESDDGVEQQKDDVAQIIELQSGTDAGSKNVDVERVINEIAELEVAENSTTDELSNREHQSSSTEEMDLILDKCLLQALHKSIKEKDLPIPGSTFWSNHVLPCRPSDITLDIKKSSHKKLSKWLQSKASTGLISVKEDKHKKEVILSSVNRNHPDYTSFKPEKRVVEKTEQTSSQTSGNEGNSNKKLELEEIYKPSTHVNPIFASVGADKGNLYSASEATEIVFSYVEKENLVKPTNKAVIVLDAILCDALFKGSIKKGSSYPTEIHKKDLGSTFLNRMQAHHRVTRGNESVVCKGGLKTVQIMTERRQGNKKVTKLTGLESFLMDPEAVASELQKKFACSTTVAELPGKKGLEVLIQGGVIDGLGIHLVEHYGIPKRYIEVMDKTKK; from the exons gGAGAGGTAACCGTTTCAAAGTACCCAAATCGGTTACTTGTTTATGGACAAGAAGGTGGATTTCCAGTATTCTTTGACACAGATGGTAGAGGAACTGAAGTCCTCCCCTCAG TTTTTGCACTTTGGATGGTCCCTGAACTTTTGCCATCATTTTGGCTAAAAGGTGGTGAAGTTTCTCGTTATGTCCTTGGGGGAGCAGATCTAATGTTCCCTGGTATAAGTGTACCTCCAGAAGGATTACCACCATTTTCAGCAGGCGAGTCATGGACTGTCAAGGTTCCTGGCAATCCCGCTCCCATTGCT GTAGGTATTACCACCATGAGTAGTACGGAAGCCATAAAAGCCGGTTTGCGTGGAAAGGCACTCAGGATATGTCATTATTATGGAGATTTCCTTTG GGCATCAGTGGATGGCCAGTTAGTGCCAAATGCTGGATTTCTAGAGAATGTTGTGTATGGAGATCCTTCTTTGTCTTCTACATCTGAAGCTCACGGATCATGTGAATCCGATGATGGAGTCGAGCAACAAAAGGATGATGTTGCACAGATAATTGAATTGCAATCTGGAACCGATGCTGGTTCGAAGAATGTTGATGTTGAACGGGTAATTAACGAAATTGCTGAACTAGAAGTAGCTGAAAATTCAACAACGGATGAACTCAGTAATCGGGAACATCAATCTTCATCTACTGAGGAAATGGATTTGATCTTGGACAAGTGTCTTCTTCAAGCTTTGCATAAATCTATTAAGGAGAAAGACCTACCCATACCTGGCAGCACATTTTG GTCAAATCATGTGCTTCCTTGTAGACCATCAGACATTACATTGGATATAAAGAAATCTTCACACAAAAAACTGTCGAAATGGCTACAATCTAAAGCATCTACAGGTTTG ATATCAGTAAAAGAAGATAAGCACAAGAAGGAGGTTATATTATCCTCAGTGAACCGAAATCATCCAGACTACACATCCTTTAAGCCAGAGAAAAGGGTAGTGGAGAAAACTGAGCAGACTTCTAGTCAAACTAGTGGGAATGAaggaaattcaaacaaaaaactCGAGTTGGAAGAAATCTATAAGCCTAGCACACATGTCAATCCTATTTTTGCTTCTGTAGGAGCCGACAAGGGTAATCTCTATAGTGCATCTGAAGCCACTGAAATCGTGTTCAGTTACGTTGAAAAAGAGAATCTAGTTAAGCCAACAAATAAAGCAGTTATAGTTCTTGATGCGATACTTTGTGATGCACTTTTCAAGGGTTCCATAAAAAAAGGATCATCATACCCAACCGAAATTCATAAGAAAGATTTGGGGTCTACTTTTCTAAACCGAATGCAAGCACATCATAGAGTAACGAGAGGAAATGAGTCTGTTGTATGCAAAGGTGGCTTGAAGACGGTCCAAATTATGACAGAGAGAAGGCAAGGTAACAAGAAAGTTACGAAACTCACTGGATTAGAATCGTTCTTGATGGATCCCGAGGCTGTGGCATCCGAACTGCAGAAGAAGTTTGCGTGTAGTACAACTGTAGCAGAATTACCAG GAAAGAAGGGACTCGAAGTTTTGATTCAGGGGGGAGTAATAGATGGTCTCGGAATACATCTAGTCGAACACTACGGCATACCCAAAAGATATATTGAAGTTATGGACAAAACcaagaaataa